A single Candidatus Hydrogenedentota bacterium DNA region contains:
- the rplO gene encoding 50S ribosomal protein L15, producing the protein MDLSNLRSAPGARKNRKRVGRGTGSGHGKTCGRGHKGQKSRSGMTLRPGFEGGQMPLHRRLPKRGFHHEKRWPMGIVNVDVLEQIFDDGMEVTSAMLVEAGLAQALPGGIKILGRGEIKTRLTVKVQAISPSARAKIEAAGGTIEIVGREGADATAAAPAE; encoded by the coding sequence ATGGACCTGAGCAATCTGAGGAGCGCGCCGGGCGCGCGCAAGAATCGCAAGCGGGTCGGACGCGGCACCGGTTCGGGGCACGGCAAGACCTGCGGCCGGGGCCATAAGGGGCAGAAATCCCGGTCAGGCATGACCTTGCGGCCCGGTTTTGAGGGCGGCCAGATGCCGCTGCACCGCCGTCTGCCCAAGCGTGGGTTCCACCACGAGAAGCGTTGGCCCATGGGTATCGTCAACGTGGACGTGCTCGAACAAATCTTTGACGACGGCATGGAAGTGACCTCAGCCATGCTGGTGGAGGCCGGGTTGGCGCAGGCACTGCCCGGCGGCATCAAGATTCTGGGCCGCGGCGAGATCAAGACGCGGCTCACGGTCAAGGTGCAGGCGATTAGCCCGTCCGCGCGCGCGAAGATCGAGGCTGCGGGCGGGACCATCGAGATTGTGGGGCGGGAAGGCGCGGACGCGACGGCGGCGGCGCCGGCCGAATAA
- the secY gene encoding preprotein translocase subunit SecY — MSQPIEAFKNAFKIPELKSRIIFTLLMLAIYRLGCHVPMPGVDGAALAKTLGEAGGLLGFYDMFTGGAFANATVFALGIMPYITASIIMSLLVPVIPSLEALQKSGQEGQRKITEYTRYGTILLCIVQGFMIALYMESLGADIVPDQGWGFRLMAIMTLTTGTAFIMWQGEQISEYGVGNGMSLIIFISIVSRMPSAVFNLFRMLGNDQMSIFQALILVFLLVAVVAGAIVVTTGQRRIPVQYPRQIRGRGVVGGQRTYLPLRVNQAGVIPIIFASSILMLPGSLAQSVSVPWLEAFLTTLFDWSGIPYNLMYAGLIIFFSFFYTAITFNPVEMADNMKKYGGVIVGVRPGKATADYLNRVMTRVTLAGSLFLALVALLPPIVYRFLDVPDPTIVQFFGGTSLLILVGVALDTIRQIEQHLIMRHYDGFGSRGRRIRARRGY; from the coding sequence GTGTCCCAGCCCATTGAAGCTTTCAAGAACGCCTTCAAGATTCCCGAGTTGAAGAGCCGCATCATCTTTACGCTGCTGATGCTGGCGATCTACCGGCTTGGCTGTCACGTGCCCATGCCGGGCGTGGACGGGGCGGCCTTGGCCAAGACGCTGGGCGAAGCGGGCGGTCTGCTTGGCTTTTACGACATGTTCACGGGCGGCGCCTTTGCGAACGCCACGGTCTTCGCGCTCGGCATCATGCCGTATATCACCGCCTCCATCATCATGTCGCTGCTCGTGCCGGTGATTCCCTCGCTGGAAGCCCTGCAGAAGTCGGGTCAGGAAGGCCAGCGCAAGATCACCGAATACACCCGCTACGGCACCATCCTTCTCTGCATCGTGCAGGGGTTCATGATTGCCCTGTACATGGAGAGTCTTGGGGCTGATATCGTGCCGGACCAGGGCTGGGGGTTCCGGCTCATGGCCATCATGACCCTGACCACGGGCACGGCCTTTATCATGTGGCAGGGCGAGCAGATCAGCGAATATGGCGTGGGCAACGGCATGTCGCTGATTATCTTCATCAGTATCGTGTCGCGCATGCCCAGCGCCGTATTCAACCTGTTCCGCATGCTGGGCAACGACCAAATGAGCATATTCCAGGCGCTGATCCTGGTCTTCTTGCTGGTGGCGGTCGTGGCCGGCGCGATTGTCGTGACCACCGGCCAGCGGCGCATACCCGTGCAGTACCCGCGACAGATTCGCGGGCGCGGCGTCGTGGGCGGACAGCGGACCTATCTGCCGCTGCGCGTCAATCAGGCCGGCGTTATCCCCATCATCTTCGCCAGCTCCATACTCATGCTGCCGGGCTCGCTCGCCCAGTCCGTGAGTGTGCCTTGGCTGGAAGCTTTCTTGACCACCCTCTTCGACTGGTCGGGAATCCCCTACAACCTGATGTATGCCGGCTTGATCATCTTCTTCTCGTTCTTCTATACGGCCATTACCTTCAATCCCGTGGAAATGGCCGATAACATGAAAAAATACGGCGGTGTCATCGTGGGCGTGCGCCCGGGCAAGGCCACGGCGGACTACCTGAACCGCGTCATGACGCGCGTCACGTTGGCCGGGTCCCTGTTCCTGGCCTTGGTCGCGCTGCTGCCGCCCATCGTCTACCGCTTTCTGGACGTGCCGGATCCGACCATCGTGCAGTTCTTCGGCGGCACGAGTCTTCTTATCCTGGTGGGCGTGGCCCTCGACACGATTCGCCAGATCGAGCAGCATTTGATTATGCGACATTATGACGGGTTCGGATCGCGCGGCCGGCGCATCCGCGCGCGTCGTGGGTATTGA
- the rpmJ gene encoding 50S ribosomal protein L36, translating to MKIRTSVKKICEKCRIIRRHGRLRVICENPKHKQRQG from the coding sequence ATGAAAATAAGGACCTCCGTGAAGAAGATCTGCGAGAAGTGCCGAATCATCCGGCGGCATGGCCGTCTCCGGGTGATCTGTGAGAATCCGAAACACAAGCAGCGGCAAGGCTAA
- the map gene encoding type I methionyl aminopeptidase: MIAIRSEREIALLREANRIVAEVHAALAAMIQPGAKTRELDAAAVEVIRAHGATSAFLGYRGYPAATCISVDEVVVHGIPGDRIMREGEIVSIDIGVCYKGYYGDAAVTWPCGTVDAQRRRLLKVADRALSRAIKAARAGNYLEDIAKAVEAVCRPAGMGIVRDFVGHGVGAELHEEPQIPNFVTGERGPMLRAGMVLAIEPMVNLGTHKVRVLRDGWTVVTADGKPSAHFEHSVVVREDGGEILSRAPSLVWGQAEE; encoded by the coding sequence ATGATAGCGATCCGTTCCGAACGGGAGATCGCGCTGCTCCGCGAGGCAAACCGGATTGTGGCGGAGGTGCATGCCGCGCTTGCGGCCATGATTCAGCCGGGAGCGAAAACGCGGGAACTGGATGCCGCGGCCGTGGAGGTCATCCGCGCGCACGGCGCAACATCCGCGTTTCTGGGTTACCGGGGCTATCCCGCGGCCACGTGCATCTCGGTGGATGAGGTGGTCGTGCACGGCATCCCCGGCGACCGCATCATGCGCGAAGGCGAGATAGTCAGTATCGACATTGGCGTGTGTTACAAAGGTTATTATGGCGATGCGGCCGTGACTTGGCCGTGCGGGACCGTGGATGCGCAACGCCGCCGCCTGCTCAAGGTGGCGGACCGCGCCTTGTCTCGCGCGATCAAGGCGGCCAGAGCCGGCAACTACCTTGAGGATATCGCGAAGGCCGTTGAGGCGGTTTGCCGGCCGGCCGGAATGGGCATCGTGCGTGATTTCGTGGGTCATGGTGTTGGCGCGGAACTCCACGAGGAGCCGCAGATCCCGAATTTCGTGACAGGCGAACGCGGGCCGATGCTGCGCGCCGGCATGGTGCTGGCCATCGAGCCCATGGTGAATCTGGGCACGCACAAGGTGCGCGTGCTGCGTGACGGCTGGACGGTTGTCACGGCAGACGGCAAGCCGAGTGCGCATTTCGAGCATTCGGTTGTGGTGCGCGAGGACGGCGGCGAGATCCTGTCCCGTGCGCCCTCGCTGGTCTGGGGCCAGGCGGAAGAGTGA